The DNA region CAGATGCCGTTCGCCGCCGATGGTGAAGGCACCGCGGTCCGGGCTGTTGCCGGTCTCGGTGTCCATGTGGACGCCCGGCAGCAGGGACTGGAGATGCGCGGCCATACGGCGGTTGGAGACGGGACCGCCGATGCAGAACTCGGTGCGTTCGCCGAAGCCCTGCTGCGCCATGTCGTGCGATATGAGGTCGCCGTTGGCGCCGCACTCCTTCACCACGGCCGACAGCTCCAGCAGCGCGTAGACGTCGTTGCGGGCCACGGACCACTCGGCGGTCGCCGCGTCGCGATTGACCACCAGCAGGCACTCGGAGTGCTGCGGCAGGCCGAAGAAGCGCTGTTTGCGGGCGAGTACGCGCTGCCACACATAGGTGCGCGCGAACCAGCCGAGGGCGACGGCGACCGCCAACGCGAGCACGCCCGGCACGACCACGGGCAGGTTCCCTGTCATGGGGCGGCAGCGTACATCCGCCGACGCGGGGGGCCTACAGGAGTTGTCCGGGAGCGCACGCCTGGACGGCGCCCGGCGGCGGCCCGTACGGCAGCGCGGGCGGGCCCGCTCCGGTGCCTGTGCCGTCTCGGTTCCGGTGCCCGCACCGTGCCGTACCGGGGCTGACGTGTCCGCGACGGCGGGCTACCCTTCGCTGATCCGTCACGTCAGGAGGTCTCCATGCGGCGCATGACCAACCGCCGTTCCGCCAGACTGCTCGCGGTGCTCACCGCCACGGCCGCCATCGCCGCGGCCGGTGCGGCAGCCGCACCCGCCCTCACGGGGAGCGGCGACGGCCCGTCAGGGCAGAAGCAGTCGAAGAAGCCGGTCGCGGTCGGTTACGGCGGAGCCGTCTCAAGCGTGGACGCCGACGCGTCGGCAGCCGGCATCAAGGTGCTCAAACAGGGCGGCAACGCCGTCGACGCGGCCGTGGCGACCGCCGCCGCGCTCGGTGTGACCGAGCCGTACTCCGCGGGCCTCGGCGGTGGCGGCTACTTCGTCTCCTACGACGCCGCCAGCGGCAAGATCCGCACCATCGACGGCCGTGAGACCGCCCCGAAGAGCGCCGACGAGAAGCTCTTCCAGGAGGACGGCAAGGCACTGCCGTTCGACGAGGTCGTCACCAGCGGGCTGAGCGTCGGCACCCCCGGCACGCCCGCCACCTGGGAGAAGGCCCTCGGCGAGTGGGGCACCAAGCCGCTGGGCAAGGTGCTCGCCCCGGCGGAGAAGCTGGCACGCGAAGGGTTCACCGTCGACGAGACCTTCCGTAAGCAGACGGCGGAGAACGAGGAGCGATTCCGCAAGTTCCCCGACACCGTCGACCTGTTCATGCCGGGAGGCAAGCTGCCGGAGAAGGGCAGCACCCTGCGCAACCCGGACCTCGCCCGTACGTACGACACCATCGCGCACAAGGGCACCGGCCCCCTCTACGACGGCGCGATCGCCGACGACATCGTCAAGACGGTGCGCAAGCCTCCCGTGGACCCGGACTCGAAGAAGGTGCGCACCGGGGATCTGACGCGTGAGGACCTCAAGGCGTACGAGGCCGGGCGGCAGGCCCCTTCGCACACCCGCTACCGGGGGCTCGACGTCTTCGGCATGGCGCCGTCCTCCTCCGGCGGCACGACCGTCGGCGAGGCGCTGAACATCCTGGAGCGCGGCGACCTCGGCAAGCTCAGCAAGAAGAAGCTGCTGCACCGCTACATCGAGGCCAGCCGGGTCGCGTTCGCCGACCGGGGACGCTGGGTCGGCGACCCCGCCGCGGAGGACGTCCCCACCAAGGAGCTGCTGTCCCAGCGCTTCGCCGACTCGCGCGCCTGCCTGATCAAGGACGACAAGGTGCTCAAGAGCCCGGTGGCGCCCGGCGATCCGCGTCATCCGTCCGACTGCGGCTCGGGCGACAAGGCCGCGCCCACCCCGTACGAGGGCAAGAGCACCACGCATCTGACGACGGCCGACAAGTGGGGCAACATCGTCTCCTACACCCTGACGATCGAGCAGACCGGCGGCAGCGGCATCACCGTCCCCGGGCGGGGCTTCCTGCTCAACAACGAGCTGACGGACTTCTCCTTCGAGCCCGCCGACCCGGATGTGCACGACCCGAACCTGCCCGGACCCGGCAAGCGTCCCCGCTCGTCGATGTCGCCGACGATCGTGCTGGACGACGGCAAGCCCGCGTTCGCGCTCGGCTCGCCGGGCGGGGCCACGATCATCACCACCGTGCTCCAGAGCATGATCAACCACGTGGACCGGGGAATGCCGCTGCCCGACGCCATCAACGCCCCCCGCGCCAGCCAGCGCAACGCGGAGAAGACCGAGATCGAACCGAGGCTGTGGAACAGCGACCTGAGGCCCCGGCTGGAGGATCTCGGGCACGAGTTCACCAAGATCGACGAACTCGGGGCGGCCACCGGCGTACAGCCGCTGCCCGACGGCCGCTGGCTCGCCGCGGCCGAGAAGGAGCGGCGCGGCGGCGGCTCGGCGATGGTGGTGCGGCCGTCGAAGAAGTAGCGGCCGTAGCGCGTCCGCCGGTCGGCAGGACCGGCGGAGTCGGCCGGACCTGCCGGTCGGACGGTCGCCGGGAGCGGGACGAAAACCGCCCGTAGCCTCCCGGTAACACCCGGCGTAACACAACGGGTGTGGAATGCGGGCATGGCAGACATGCTCGTTTCGGCCGCCGACCGGCAGCCCTCCGGCGCCGTACGTTCGTACGCCGTCGAACTCCTCGCGCTGGTACGGCGGTTGGACCCTGCATACGGCTGGTTCGCCGTCTTCGCGGAGCACGATCCGGACGGGCTGCGCGAGTGTCTGTGCGGGCGGGAGATGCCGCCTTGGGACGTAGTGGCCTCGCTGCTGGACGACCTGGGGCGGCTGCACGGGCCCGACGCGGCGCAGCGGGCCGAGGAGCGGCTGCGCCCGCTGCACGGTGCGGCCGTCGCCGAATACGACCTCCACGCCGGAGGCGAGCCTGTGCTGCGCCGCCGACTCGCCGCGGCGGCGGGGGAGTTGGAGGAGGCGGCGGCGCACCTTCGCACGCTGGAGGCGGACGGCGGCGCGGAGCAGATGTGGGCGCGTGACTATCTCGAACGCGTCGAGGCGCGCTGCGCGGAGTTGCGTGGCCGTCTCGCGGCCGTCGCGGCGGTGCCGGGAGACGCGCGCCCTCCGGAGCGCCCCGCACACGATTCCGCTCCCGCGCCGGGCCCGGATTCCGCGGCCGATGCGGCCACCCCGCCCGGCGCGGCCCCCGCCCCGCCGCCGCCCAAGCGGCGTGCACGTACGGGGGGTTCGCGGTTCGCGGGTGCCCCCGGCCAGTACACGGAGGACGCGCGCCCGGCGGCGATCGTGCCGCCCGGTGCCCCCTCGCCCGATCTCGCTCCCCGCAGCGGTGATCCCGCCGCGGACGACGCCGCCGCGGCGGCTCCGGGCGGCGAGCCCGCGAGCGGTGAACTCACCCCGCGCGGCGCGCGGTTCGCCGGGGCGGTGCCGCCGCCCCCCACCGCACCCGGGCCTTCCCGTGAGCAGACGGCGGCCGCCCGTGTGCTCGCGGACCAGGCCGCGGCCCGGCTGATACGGCTGCGGCGCGCCGGAAGCGGCGGTGAGGCTCACGCCCTGCTGTGCGAGGCCGCGCACTGGCCGGCCCTCCGACTCGCCGTACTGGTTGACGAGTTGCACGGGCGCGGCCTCTCGGCCGACGCGGACACCCTGCTGTGGGAGGCCGCCGCCCTGCCCTCCGACGCGTTCGCCGCCGCCGCCTCGGCCCTGGCCGCGCTGGGACGGGGCGAGGACGGCGCCCGGCTGCTGCGGCAGGGCGTGGCCCGCCCACCGGGCCAGATCGCGGACGCGGCCCTCGCCCTGCACGGCGACGGCCGCGACCGCGAGGCCAAGGAGCTGCTGGCGGCTGTGATCCGTACCGGTACTCCCGCCGGTGCCGCGCAGGTCGTACGCGCCGCGCCCGCGGTGCTCGTGCGTCTGCTGCTGGAGGCTGCCGGCGCGATGTCCCACGAGCAGTGGCGCAGGGTCGCAAGCGCCCTGCGGACGGCGGAAGTTCCCGGGGTGCCGAGGGCGCGGTGAGCGCCGGTGACCAGTCGGCCGCGGATGCCGCCGACG from Streptomyces marispadix includes:
- the ggt gene encoding gamma-glutamyltransferase, producing MRRMTNRRSARLLAVLTATAAIAAAGAAAAPALTGSGDGPSGQKQSKKPVAVGYGGAVSSVDADASAAGIKVLKQGGNAVDAAVATAAALGVTEPYSAGLGGGGYFVSYDAASGKIRTIDGRETAPKSADEKLFQEDGKALPFDEVVTSGLSVGTPGTPATWEKALGEWGTKPLGKVLAPAEKLAREGFTVDETFRKQTAENEERFRKFPDTVDLFMPGGKLPEKGSTLRNPDLARTYDTIAHKGTGPLYDGAIADDIVKTVRKPPVDPDSKKVRTGDLTREDLKAYEAGRQAPSHTRYRGLDVFGMAPSSSGGTTVGEALNILERGDLGKLSKKKLLHRYIEASRVAFADRGRWVGDPAAEDVPTKELLSQRFADSRACLIKDDKVLKSPVAPGDPRHPSDCGSGDKAAPTPYEGKSTTHLTTADKWGNIVSYTLTIEQTGGSGITVPGRGFLLNNELTDFSFEPADPDVHDPNLPGPGKRPRSSMSPTIVLDDGKPAFALGSPGGATIITTVLQSMINHVDRGMPLPDAINAPRASQRNAEKTEIEPRLWNSDLRPRLEDLGHEFTKIDELGAATGVQPLPDGRWLAAAEKERRGGGSAMVVRPSKK